A genomic segment from Lignipirellula cremea encodes:
- a CDS encoding ankyrin repeat domain-containing protein has translation MRYKTLNSLRAQLVDHDGAIVSCEPLTLKLGGLACYSDSVLNYADLPFAEETALRGGYPRLVVDEKGNLTITVEVDSWRKLTPKEVRVLREDFAGQLTDGIGAGCFDDLTTATGIAVAPRFPLTSKCKQTEGTAWRPRASTKKGNEQRISAAAILVEKMDLACPKTDAPLKSTAREKDAVKNPDTRKKPNLNKLFRLLAKPERNQLFDQIKAELEACGNDLTMVGDGEYPYGNFNEPKLLRLLLNAGLPPETTDVKRYSLLIQAACDPKSIELLLKHSVNINRVCDGDDATALIRAARLGKRKSVELLLKNGADPSIRNKAGKAAIEVVDKRSRDRQTIIDLLQSRSGE, from the coding sequence ATGCGATACAAGACGTTGAATTCTCTGCGGGCTCAACTGGTTGATCATGATGGTGCGATCGTCTCTTGCGAGCCGCTCACTCTTAAGCTTGGAGGCCTCGCTTGTTATTCTGATTCCGTGTTAAATTACGCCGATCTGCCCTTCGCGGAGGAAACTGCATTACGTGGCGGTTACCCGCGCCTCGTTGTAGATGAGAAGGGTAACCTCACCATCACGGTTGAGGTCGATAGCTGGCGAAAGTTGACGCCCAAGGAAGTTCGTGTGTTGCGGGAGGACTTTGCAGGGCAGCTCACGGACGGAATCGGTGCAGGATGCTTTGATGATCTGACGACTGCAACCGGCATCGCCGTGGCGCCGCGGTTTCCGCTCACTTCAAAGTGTAAGCAGACCGAAGGAACCGCGTGGCGACCGAGGGCGTCCACGAAGAAGGGGAACGAGCAGCGGATCTCTGCTGCCGCAATACTGGTTGAGAAAATGGACCTTGCCTGTCCAAAGACTGATGCGCCCTTGAAATCAACCGCTCGTGAAAAGGACGCCGTCAAGAACCCCGACACGCGGAAGAAGCCAAATCTAAACAAGCTTTTTCGTCTGCTGGCAAAACCCGAGCGAAATCAATTGTTCGATCAGATCAAGGCGGAATTGGAAGCATGCGGCAATGACCTGACTATGGTTGGCGATGGTGAGTACCCCTACGGGAATTTCAACGAACCAAAGCTACTTCGGCTGTTGTTGAATGCTGGCTTGCCGCCGGAAACAACTGATGTGAAACGATATTCGTTGCTCATCCAGGCGGCATGTGATCCGAAGTCTATTGAGCTTCTGCTGAAACACAGCGTCAACATCAATCGTGTATGCGATGGAGACGATGCAACGGCCTTAATTCGCGCAGCCCGTCTCGGCAAACGTAAATCCGTAGAACTACTTTTGAAAAATGGAGCCGACCCCTCTATTAGAAACAAGGCAGGTAAAGCGGCCATAGAGGTTGTGGACAAACGCTCGCGCGACAGGCAGACCATCATCGACCTGCTTCAGTCCCGATCTGGAGAATAG
- a CDS encoding HEAT repeat domain-containing protein → MVMPTLEQRVRILVHYAWDLRDEGSDDAMIIKQIIDEGVPPDIANAVPGLIDDEIPKLIHDDAARQSVIRQVTTAIESENFDGLREAMLDGIDDERTLHKMYCVLEELLLSDSHEKGTVAAYGLSFLHGRGDWPLIQALSHEDENVRFRAAFALGKMGKAAQNSMDSLKEALNDPDEYVRSAATHALAVIQKEMKPWWKFW, encoded by the coding sequence ATGGTGATGCCAACTTTAGAGCAACGCGTCCGCATCTTGGTACACTATGCTTGGGATTTGCGCGACGAGGGAAGCGATGACGCGATGATCATTAAGCAGATCATTGACGAAGGCGTTCCACCAGATATCGCTAATGCCGTGCCGGGCCTGATCGATGATGAGATCCCGAAACTCATTCATGATGACGCCGCTCGCCAATCGGTCATTCGGCAAGTCACAACTGCGATCGAGTCGGAAAACTTTGATGGTCTGCGTGAAGCAATGCTAGACGGAATTGATGATGAACGGACGCTGCACAAGATGTACTGCGTCCTTGAAGAACTCTTACTTTCGGATTCACACGAAAAGGGTACGGTTGCAGCTTACGGTCTTTCGTTCTTACATGGACGCGGCGATTGGCCGCTTATCCAAGCGCTGTCACACGAGGATGAAAATGTGCGATTTCGGGCCGCTTTCGCCCTCGGGAAAATGGGCAAGGCTGCACAGAATTCTATGGACTCACTCAAAGAGGCATTGAACGACCCGGATGAATATGTTCGCAGCGCGGCCACGCATGCGCTTGCCGTAATACAGAAAGAGATGAAGCCGTGGTGGAAATTCTGGTAG